TGATACCAACTGACGTGCTGCCATACGCGAAGGAGCAATTCCTAAACGATAAACTACATTATCCAGACGGGATTCAAGTAACTGCAATAACACTTCACCAGTAATCCCATGGCTACGGTGTGCTTTATCAAAAAGATTGGAAAACTGACGTTCCAACACACCATATGTATATTTTGCTTTTTGCTTTTCCTTCAATTGAACACCATATTCCGATGTCTTCTTTCTTCCTTTGGTGTTACCGTGTTGTCCCGGAGGATAAGGTTTACGTTCATATGCCTTATCGGAACCGAAGATCGGTTCTCCGAATTTTCTTGCAATTTTTGTTTTAGGTCCAGTATATCTTGCCATTGTATTAATCTATTTTGAGAAATCGAACATAAATAATTATTATTTAAACCCTTCTACGTTTAGCAGGGCGGCAACCATTGTGTGGCAATGGAGTGACATCAACAATCTCGGTAACTTCGATACCTGTTCCATGAATGGTCCTGATAGCCGACTCACGTCCTGAACCGGGACCTTTTACAAAAACCTTTACTTTACGTAAGCCTAAATCGAAAGCCACTTTTGCACAATCAGAAGCAGCTGTCTGGGCTGCATAAGGGGTATTCTTTTTCGAACCTTTGAAACCCATTTTTCCGGCTGATGACCATGATATCACCTGTCCGGAATTATTGGCCAGAGTAATAATAATATTATTGAACGAAGCGTTAATATGTGCCTGTCCGATAGGTTCTACTTTAACAACTTTTTTCTTGGTTGTTCCTGACTTTTTTGCCATAATCCTTAATCTATACTAATTATTTGGTAGCTTTCTTTTTATTTGCAACGGTCTTCTTCTTGCCTTTACGGGTACGTGCGTTATTTTTCGTGCTCTGTCCCCTTACAGGTAAACCGATACGGTGACGAACGCCACGATAAGAACCGATGTCCATCAAACGTTTGATGTTCAACTGTACAATGGAACGCAATTCACCTTCAACTTTATATTCTTCGTTGAGGATACTACGTATCTTCCCTAAATCATCATCATCCCAGTCCTGTACCTTTTTATCAAGATCAATACCGGCTGTACTTAAGATCTTACGTGCAGAGCTGCGTCCTATTCCGTAAATATAGGTCAGACCTATTTCTCCGCGTTTATTTTTTGGTAAATCAACACCAACAATTCTTGCCATATTACAACAAAATGATATTTTCGATTAATGTTATCCTTGACGTTGTTTAAACTTCGGATTTTTTTTGTTTATCACATAAAGACGGCCTTTGCGTCTTACGATTTTACAATCTTCGCTTCTTTTTTTTATAGATGCTCTTACCTTCATTGTCGTATCTAATAATATTACGATTTTCTAACTAATTGATTTATTTATACCTGAATTTGATCCGACCTTTAGTCAGGTCATAGGGGGACATTTCGAGTTTGACCTTATCGCCGGGAAGAATCTTGATATAATTCATCCTCATCTTTCCGGAAATATGGGCCGTCACGATATGTCCGTTTTCCAGTTCGACACGAAACATAGCA
The window above is part of the Bacteroidales bacterium genome. Proteins encoded here:
- the rpsD gene encoding 30S ribosomal protein S4, with amino-acid sequence MARYTGPKTKIARKFGEPIFGSDKAYERKPYPPGQHGNTKGRKKTSEYGVQLKEKQKAKYTYGVLERQFSNLFDKAHRSHGITGEVLLQLLESRLDNVVYRLGIAPSRMAARQLVSHRHIVVNGEVVNVPSYQLKNGQTIGVRERSKSLEVITNSVPRQSRYSWLEWDASSMTGKFLNVPERSDIPENIKEQLIVELYSK
- the rpsM gene encoding 30S ribosomal protein S13; this translates as MARIVGVDLPKNKRGEIGLTYIYGIGRSSARKILSTAGIDLDKKVQDWDDDDLGKIRSILNEEYKVEGELRSIVQLNIKRLMDIGSYRGVRHRIGLPVRGQSTKNNARTRKGKKKTVANKKKATK
- the infA gene encoding translation initiation factor IF-1 — its product is MAKQLSIEQDGTILEALSNAMFRVELENGHIVTAHISGKMRMNYIKILPGDKVKLEMSPYDLTKGRIKFRYK
- the ykgO gene encoding type B 50S ribosomal protein L36, with amino-acid sequence MKVRASIKKRSEDCKIVRRKGRLYVINKKNPKFKQRQG
- the rpsK gene encoding 30S ribosomal protein S11, which codes for MAKKSGTTKKKVVKVEPIGQAHINASFNNIIITLANNSGQVISWSSAGKMGFKGSKKNTPYAAQTAASDCAKVAFDLGLRKVKVFVKGPGSGRESAIRTIHGTGIEVTEIVDVTPLPHNGCRPAKRRRV